One window of the Cryptomeria japonica chromosome 7, Sugi_1.0, whole genome shotgun sequence genome contains the following:
- the LOC131079386 gene encoding LOB domain-containing protein 1 has translation MGKRKIVSCAACRLQRKKCSEECILAPHFPPDDPDKFTIVHRVYGTSNIVKLLQGLEAKQREDAVKSLVCEASARMKEPIRGSCSVVDELQKQIAELESLLEAKREELMNMRSEYDKLLFLLRTGSTPDVQHVYGTVATEDTIYDQLDPLLLWEPIRNVEIYED, from the exons ATGGGGAAGAGAAAGATTGTATCCTGCGCAGCCTGTAGACTGCAACGCAAAAAATGTTCAGAAGAATGTATTCTGGCTCCCCATTTTCCTCCAGATGATCCTGACAAGTTTACAATAGTGCACCGAGTGTATGGAACTAGCAATATCGTTAAACTGCTTCAA GGTCTGGAGGCGAAGCAAAGAGAAGATGCAGTAAAGAGTTTGGTGTGTGAAGCAAGTGCGAGAATGAAGGAACCCATCCGAGGAAGTTGCAGTGTGGTCGATGAACTGCAGAAGCAAATAGCCGAGCTGGAATCTCTGTTGGAGGCCAAAAGAGAAGAGCTCATGAATATGCGTTCAGAGTATGATAAGCTTCTATTCCTCCTCCGCACTGGATCTACTCCTGATGTTCAGCATGTGTATGGCACTGTTGCAACAGAAGATACCATTTATGACCAGCTGGATCCTCTGCTGTTGTGGGAGCCAATAAGAAACGTAGAGATTTATGAGGATTAG